Proteins from a genomic interval of Streptococcus sp. D7B5:
- the mfd gene encoding transcription-repair coupling factor, with amino-acid sequence MVTLLDLFSENNQIKKWHQNLIDKKRQLILGLSTSTKALAIASSLKKENKIVLLTSTYGEAERIISDLLSILGEELVYPFLVDDSPMVEFLMSSQEKIISRVEALRFLSDPSKKGILVCNIAASRLILPSPTGFKESIIRIAVGEEYDQHDLLHKLKEIGYRKVTQVQIQGEFSIRGDILDIFEMSQLEPFRIEFFGDEVDGIRTFEVETQLSKENQTELTIFPASDILLREKDYQRGQSALEKQISKTLSPILKSYLEEILSSFHQKQVHSDSRKFLSLCYDKTWTIFDYIEKDTPVFFDDYQKLMNQYEAFERELAQYFTEDLQNGKAFSDMQYFADTEQTYKKQSPVTFFSNLQKGLGNLKFDHIYQFNQYPMQEFFNQFSFLKEEIKRYKKMNYTIILQSSNSMGSKTLEDVLEEYQIKLDSRDKSSICKKSVNLIEGNLRHGFHFVDEKILLITEHEIFQKKLKRRFRRQHTSNAERLKDYNELEKGDYVVHHIHGIGQYLGIETIEIQGIHRDYVSVQYQNGDQISIPVEQIQLLSKYVSSDGKAPKLNKLNDGHFKKAKQKVKNQVEDIADDLIKLYSERSQLKGFSFSADDDDQHAFDDAFPYVETDDQLRSIEEIKRDMQDSHPMDRLLVGDVGFGKTEVAMRAAFKAVNDHKQVVVLVPTTVLAQQHYTNFKERFQNFAVNIDVLSRFRSKKEQAETLEKLKNGQVDILIGTHRVLSKDVVFSDLGLMIIDEEQRFGVKHKETLKELKKQVDVLTLTATPIPRTLHMSMLGIRDLSVIETPPTNRYPVQTYVLEKNDSVIRDAVLREMERGGQVYYLYNKVDTIDQKVSELQELIPEASIGYVHGQMSEIQLENTLLDFIEGQYDILVTTTIIETGVDIPNANTLFIENADHMGLSTLYQLRGRVGRSNRIAYAYLMYRPEKSISEVSEKRLEAIKGFTELGSGFKIAMRDLSIRGAGNLLGKSQSGFIDSVGFELYSQLLEEAIAKRNGNGNKRSKGNAELILQIDAYLPDTYISDQRHKIEIYKKIRQIDNRVNYEELQEELMDRFGEYPDVVAYLLEIGLVKSYFDKVFVERVERKENKITVQFEKVTQRLFLAQDYFKALSATNLKASIAENKGLMEVIFDVRNKKDYEILEGLLIFGESLLEIKESKEANPI; translated from the coding sequence ATGGTGACTTTATTAGATTTATTCTCAGAAAATAATCAGATTAAAAAATGGCATCAAAATCTGATAGATAAGAAAAGACAACTAATACTAGGTCTGTCAACTTCTACCAAGGCTCTTGCAATTGCAAGTAGTCTAAAAAAAGAAAATAAGATTGTATTATTGACATCGACTTATGGAGAAGCAGAACGAATTATCAGTGATCTTCTTTCTATCTTAGGAGAGGAATTAGTCTATCCATTTTTGGTAGATGACTCTCCTATGGTAGAGTTTTTGATGTCTTCACAAGAAAAAATCATTTCGCGGGTTGAAGCCTTGCGTTTTTTGAGTGATCCGTCTAAGAAAGGGATTTTAGTTTGTAATATCGCAGCAAGTCGCTTGATTTTACCTTCTCCAACTGGGTTTAAAGAAAGTATTATAAGGATTGCAGTTGGCGAAGAATATGACCAACATGACCTTCTTCACAAATTAAAGGAAATTGGATATCGAAAAGTTACTCAAGTACAGATCCAAGGGGAATTTAGTATTCGAGGAGATATTTTAGATATTTTTGAGATGTCTCAGTTAGAACCTTTCCGAATCGAGTTTTTTGGTGATGAAGTAGATGGAATTCGGACTTTTGAAGTAGAAACACAACTATCAAAAGAAAATCAGACAGAACTCACTATCTTTCCAGCTAGTGATATACTTTTGAGAGAAAAGGATTATCAACGAGGTCAGTCAGCTTTAGAAAAGCAAATTTCGAAGACTCTATCGCCGATTTTGAAATCCTATCTAGAAGAAATTTTGTCAAGTTTTCATCAAAAACAAGTACATTCAGATAGTCGAAAGTTTTTATCTTTATGTTATGATAAAACATGGACTATATTTGATTATATTGAAAAAGATACACCAGTATTCTTTGATGATTATCAAAAATTGATGAATCAGTATGAAGCCTTTGAAAGAGAATTAGCGCAATACTTTACAGAAGATTTACAGAATGGTAAAGCATTTTCTGACATGCAGTATTTTGCAGATACAGAGCAAACCTATAAAAAACAAAGTCCAGTTACCTTTTTCTCAAATCTGCAAAAGGGTTTAGGAAATCTCAAGTTTGACCACATTTATCAATTTAATCAATACCCTATGCAGGAGTTTTTCAATCAGTTTTCTTTTCTTAAAGAAGAAATTAAGCGATACAAAAAAATGAACTACACCATTATTCTGCAGTCTAGCAATTCAATGGGAAGTAAAACATTGGAGGATGTTTTAGAGGAATATCAGATTAAATTGGATTCTAGAGATAAGTCAAGTATCTGTAAAAAATCTGTAAACTTGATTGAGGGTAATCTAAGACATGGTTTTCATTTTGTGGATGAGAAAATTCTCTTGATTACTGAACATGAGATTTTTCAAAAGAAATTAAAACGTCGTTTTAGAAGACAACATACATCAAATGCAGAGCGTTTAAAAGATTATAATGAACTTGAAAAAGGGGACTACGTTGTTCACCATATCCATGGAATTGGTCAATATCTAGGAATCGAAACAATTGAAATCCAAGGCATTCACCGTGATTATGTCAGTGTACAGTATCAAAATGGTGACCAAATCTCCATCCCAGTAGAGCAGATTCAATTACTGTCCAAATATGTTTCAAGTGATGGTAAAGCGCCAAAACTTAATAAATTAAATGATGGTCATTTTAAAAAGGCCAAGCAAAAAGTTAAGAACCAGGTAGAGGATATAGCTGACGATTTAATCAAACTCTATTCTGAACGTAGTCAGTTGAAGGGTTTTTCTTTTTCAGCTGATGATGATGATCAACATGCTTTTGATGATGCCTTCCCTTATGTTGAAACGGATGATCAACTTCGTAGTATTGAGGAAATCAAGAGAGATATGCAGGATTCTCATCCCATGGATCGACTTCTAGTTGGAGATGTTGGTTTTGGGAAGACTGAAGTTGCAATGCGTGCAGCCTTTAAGGCGGTCAATGATCATAAACAAGTTGTCGTTCTAGTTCCGACGACGGTTTTAGCGCAACAACACTATACAAATTTTAAAGAGAGATTCCAAAATTTTGCAGTTAATATTGATGTGTTGAGTCGCTTTAGAAGTAAAAAAGAGCAGGCAGAAACACTTGAAAAACTAAAGAATGGTCAAGTCGATATTTTGATTGGAACGCATCGTGTTTTGTCAAAAGATGTTGTGTTTTCAGATTTGGGATTGATGATTATTGATGAGGAACAACGATTCGGTGTTAAGCATAAGGAAACTTTGAAAGAACTGAAAAAACAAGTAGATGTTCTAACCTTGACAGCAACGCCAATCCCTCGTACTCTCCACATGTCTATGCTGGGAATTCGAGATTTGTCTGTTATTGAAACTCCTCCAACCAATCGCTATCCTGTTCAAACCTATGTATTAGAGAAGAATGATAGTGTCATTCGTGATGCTGTCTTGCGTGAAATGGAGCGTGGAGGTCAAGTTTACTATCTTTACAATAAAGTTGACACGATTGACCAGAAGGTTTCAGAATTACAGGAGTTGATTCCAGAGGCTTCGATTGGGTATGTTCATGGACAAATGAGTGAAATTCAGTTAGAAAATACTCTACTTGACTTTATTGAAGGTCAGTATGATATTTTGGTGACGACTACTATTATTGAGACAGGGGTAGATATTCCAAATGCCAATACCTTATTTATTGAAAATGCAGACCACATGGGCTTGTCAACCTTGTATCAATTAAGAGGAAGAGTCGGTCGTAGCAATCGTATTGCTTATGCCTATCTCATGTATCGTCCAGAAAAATCAATCAGTGAAGTCTCTGAGAAGAGATTAGAAGCGATTAAGGGATTTACAGAATTAGGCTCAGGATTTAAGATTGCGATGCGAGATCTTTCGATTCGGGGAGCAGGAAATCTCCTAGGAAAGTCCCAGTCTGGTTTCATTGATTCTGTTGGTTTTGAATTGTATTCGCAGTTACTAGAGGAAGCTATTGCTAAACGGAACGGCAATGGGAATAAAAGAAGCAAAGGAAATGCTGAGTTGATTTTACAAATTGACGCCTATCTTCCTGACACTTATATTTCTGACCAACGACATAAGATTGAAATTTACAAGAAAATTCGTCAAATTGACAATCGTGTCAACTATGAAGAACTACAAGAAGAATTGATGGATCGCTTTGGAGAATACCCAGACGTAGTGGCCTATCTTTTAGAGATTGGTTTGGTCAAGTCATATTTTGACAAGGTATTTGTAGAACGTGTGGAAAGAAAAGAAAATAAGATTACAGTTCAATTTGAAAAAGTCACTCAACGACTATTCTTGGCTCAAGATTATTTTAAAGCCTTATCCGCAACGAACTTAAAAGCATCCATAGCTGAGAATAAAGGATTAATGGAAGTTATATTTGATGTCCGAAACAAGAAGGATTATGAAATTTTAGAAGGTTTGCTGATTTTTGGAGAAAGTTTATTAGAGATAAAAGAATCAAAGGAAGCAAATCCCATTTAA
- a CDS encoding ParB/RepB/Spo0J family partition protein — translation MEKFEMISISEIQKNPYQPRKEFDADKIKELAQSIKENGLIQPIIVRQSPVIGYEILAGERRYRASLLAGLTSIPAVVKHLSDQEMMIQSIIENLQRENLNPVEEARAYESLVEKGFTHTEIADKMGKSRPYITNFIRLLSLPEYILTEVENGKISQAHARSLVGLDKEQQDYFFQLIKNEDISVRKLEALLTEKKHKKQKKSDSFIKDEEDKLKKLLGLSVEIKLSKKDTGKIIISFSSQEEYDRIINSLK, via the coding sequence ATGGAAAAATTTGAAATGATTTCTATCTCTGAAATACAAAAGAATCCTTACCAACCTCGGAAAGAATTTGATGCAGATAAAATAAAGGAATTAGCTCAGTCAATCAAAGAAAATGGGCTCATCCAACCAATCATCGTTCGTCAATCTCCTGTAATTGGTTATGAAATCCTTGCAGGAGAGAGACGATATCGGGCTTCTCTCTTAGCTGGTCTTACTTCTATTCCAGCCGTTGTAAAGCACCTCTCAGATCAGGAAATGATGATCCAATCTATCATTGAGAATTTGCAGAGAGAAAATTTAAATCCTGTTGAAGAAGCACGCGCCTACGAATCTTTAGTAGAAAAAGGATTTACTCACACTGAGATAGCGGATAAAATGGGGAAATCTCGTCCTTATATCACTAATTTTATTCGTTTGCTTTCCCTACCAGAATATATCTTAACTGAAGTAGAAAATGGAAAAATTTCTCAAGCGCATGCACGTTCACTAGTTGGTTTAGACAAAGAGCAGCAAGACTATTTCTTTCAACTAATTAAAAATGAAGACATCTCTGTGAGAAAGTTGGAAGCACTACTGACAGAAAAAAAACACAAGAAGCAAAAAAAAAGTGATTCTTTCATCAAAGATGAAGAAGATAAATTAAAAAAACTACTAGGTTTAAGTGTAGAAATTAAACTTTCTAAAAAAGATACAGGAAAGATTATTATCTCCTTTTCAAGTCAAGAAGAATACGATAGAATTATTAACAGCCTGAAATAA
- the dnaA gene encoding chromosomal replication initiator protein DnaA: MKEKQFWNRILEFAQERLTRSMYDFYATPAELIKVEENTATIFLPRSEMEMVWEKQLKDIIIAAGFEIYDSEIKPHYIFTKPQSTESPQVNDTNSVSTYDYTPALPTIPYSETGLKEKYTFDNFIQGDGNVWAVSAALAVSEDLALTYNPLFIYGGPGLGKTHLLNAIGNEILKNIPDARVKYIPAESFINDFLEHLRLGEMEKFKKTYRSLDLLLIDDIQSLSGKKVATQEEFFNTFNALHDKQKQIVLTSDRSPKHLEGLEERLVTRFSWGLTQNITPPDFETRIAILQSKTEHLDYHFQSDTLEYLAGQFDSNVRELEGAINDITLIARVKKIKDITIDIAAEAIRARKQDARQILVIPIEKIQTEVGNFYGVSVKEMKGTRRVQNIVLARQVAMYLARELTDNSLPKIGKEFGGKDHTTVIHAHAKIKSLIDEDDNLRLEIEAIKKKIK; this comes from the coding sequence TTGAAAGAAAAGCAATTTTGGAATCGTATTTTAGAATTTGCTCAAGAAAGATTGACACGATCTATGTATGATTTCTATGCTACACCTGCTGAACTCATCAAAGTAGAAGAAAACACAGCTACTATATTTCTACCGAGATCAGAGATGGAAATGGTGTGGGAAAAGCAATTAAAAGATATTATCATTGCTGCTGGTTTTGAAATTTATGATTCTGAAATCAAACCTCACTATATTTTCACTAAACCTCAGAGTACAGAATCTCCTCAAGTAAATGATACGAATAGTGTCTCTACTTACGATTACACACCTGCACTACCAACGATTCCCTATTCCGAAACAGGGTTAAAAGAAAAATATACCTTTGATAACTTTATTCAAGGTGATGGGAATGTTTGGGCGGTATCTGCTGCACTAGCGGTATCTGAAGATTTAGCTCTGACCTATAATCCTCTTTTCATCTATGGAGGACCTGGTCTTGGAAAGACTCACTTGCTCAATGCGATTGGAAATGAGATTTTGAAAAATATTCCTGATGCGCGTGTCAAGTACATTCCTGCCGAAAGCTTTATCAATGACTTTCTTGAACACTTGCGACTTGGGGAAATGGAAAAGTTCAAAAAAACTTACCGTAGCCTTGATCTCTTATTGATCGATGATATCCAATCTCTCAGTGGCAAAAAAGTCGCAACTCAGGAAGAATTTTTCAATACCTTCAATGCTCTTCATGATAAGCAGAAACAGATTGTCCTAACCAGTGATCGTAGTCCCAAACACCTAGAAGGCCTTGAGGAGAGGCTTGTCACGCGCTTTAGCTGGGGATTGACGCAAAATATCACCCCTCCTGACTTTGAGACACGTATTGCCATTCTTCAAAGTAAAACAGAGCATTTGGATTACCATTTCCAAAGTGATACTCTGGAATACTTGGCTGGCCAATTTGATTCAAATGTTCGAGAATTAGAAGGAGCAATCAACGATATCACTTTAATTGCCAGAGTGAAGAAGATTAAGGATATTACTATTGATATTGCTGCGGAAGCTATTAGAGCACGTAAGCAAGACGCCCGCCAGATACTTGTTATTCCAATTGAGAAAATCCAAACTGAAGTTGGTAATTTTTATGGAGTGAGTGTCAAAGAAATGAAGGGGACGAGACGAGTTCAAAACATCGTTTTAGCGCGTCAAGTTGCCATGTACCTAGCTAGAGAACTGACAGATAACAGTCTTCCAAAAATCGGAAAAGAATTTGGCGGAAAGGATCACACCACCGTTATTCACGCCCATGCTAAAATCAAATCATTGATTGACGAAGACGATAATTTACGTTTAGAAATAGAAGCAATCAAAAAGAAAATCAAGTAG
- a CDS encoding DUF951 family protein, with protein sequence MYQVGNFVEMKKPHACTIKSTGKKANRWEITRVGADIKIKCSNCDHLVMMSRYDFERKMNKIID encoded by the coding sequence ATGTATCAAGTTGGAAATTTTGTTGAGATGAAAAAACCACATGCTTGCACAATTAAATCAACAGGAAAAAAAGCTAATCGTTGGGAAATTACACGCGTAGGGGCAGATATCAAAATAAAGTGTAGCAATTGTGACCACCTTGTCATGATGAGTCGCTATGATTTTGAACGAAAAATGAATAAGATTATTGACTAA
- the dnaN gene encoding DNA polymerase III subunit beta has translation MIHFSINKNLFLQALNTTKRAISSKNAIPILSTIKIDVTNEGITLIGSNGQISIENFISQKNEDAGLLITSLGSILLEASFFINVVSSLPDVTLDFKEIEQKQIVLTSGKSEITLKGKDSEQYPRIQEISASTPLVLETKLLKKIINETAFAASTQESRPILTGVHFVLSQHKELKTVATDSHRLSQKKLTLEKNGDDFDVVIPSRSLREFSAVFTDDIETVEIFFANNQILFRSENISFYTRLLEGNYPDTDRLIPTDFNTTITFDVVNLRQSMERARLLSSATQNGTVKLEIKGGVVSAHVHSPEVGKVNEEIDTEQVTGDDLTISFNPTYLIDSLKALNSEKVTISFISAVRPFTLVPADTDEDFMQLITPVRTN, from the coding sequence ATGATTCATTTTTCAATTAATAAAAATTTATTTCTACAAGCCTTAAATACCACAAAACGAGCAATAAGCTCTAAAAATGCTATTCCAATTTTATCAACAATCAAAATTGACGTTACCAATGAAGGAATTACTTTAATTGGCTCAAACGGTCAAATTTCTATTGAAAATTTCATTTCTCAAAAGAATGAAGATGCTGGTCTCTTGATCACTTCTCTGGGTTCGATTCTTCTAGAAGCTTCTTTCTTTATCAATGTTGTATCTAGTCTTCCAGATGTAACGCTTGATTTTAAAGAGATTGAACAAAAACAAATTGTCTTAACAAGTGGCAAATCAGAAATTACTCTAAAAGGAAAAGATAGCGAACAGTACCCACGAATCCAAGAAATTTCAGCTAGCACACCTTTGGTTCTTGAAACCAAACTACTCAAGAAAATTATCAATGAAACAGCATTTGCTGCAAGTACGCAAGAAAGTCGTCCAATTTTGACTGGTGTCCATTTTGTTTTGAGCCAACACAAGGAACTAAAAACAGTTGCGACAGACTCTCATCGTCTTAGCCAGAAGAAATTGACTCTTGAAAAAAATGGAGATGATTTCGATGTGGTAATTCCTAGTCGTTCTCTCCGCGAATTTTCAGCGGTATTTACAGATGATATTGAAACTGTAGAGATTTTCTTTGCAAATAATCAAATCCTCTTTAGAAGCGAAAATATTAGCTTCTACACTCGTCTCCTAGAAGGGAACTATCCTGATACGGATCGTTTGATTCCAACAGACTTTAACACTACAATTACTTTTGATGTGGTTAATTTGCGTCAATCTATGGAGCGTGCACGTCTCTTATCAAGTGCGACTCAAAATGGTACTGTGAAGCTTGAAATTAAAGGTGGAGTTGTTAGCGCCCATGTTCACTCTCCAGAAGTTGGTAAAGTAAACGAAGAAATCGATACGGAACAGGTGACTGGTGATGATTTAACTATTAGTTTCAACCCAACTTACTTGATTGATTCTCTCAAGGCTTTAAATAGCGAAAAGGTAACTATTAGCTTTATCTCAGCTGTTCGTCCATTTACTCTTGTGCCAGCAGATACTGACGAAGACTTCATGCAGCTCATCACACCAGTTCGTACAAATTAA
- the pth gene encoding aminoacyl-tRNA hydrolase, with translation MTKLLVGLGNPGDKYFETKHNVGFMLIDQIAKKQNVTFTHDKIFQADLASFFLNGEKIYLVKPTTFMNESGKAVHALLTYYGLDIEDLLVIYDDLDMEVGKIRLRAKGSAGGHNGIKSIIQHIGTQVFNRVKIGIGRPKKSMSVVHHVLSKFDQDDYVGILQSIDKVDDAVNYYLQEKNFEKTMQRYNG, from the coding sequence ATGACTAAATTACTTGTTGGATTGGGAAATCCAGGGGATAAATATTTTGAAACCAAGCACAACGTTGGATTTATGTTGATTGACCAAATCGCCAAAAAACAAAATGTAACCTTTACACATGACAAGATATTTCAAGCTGATCTAGCATCTTTTTTCCTCAATGGAGAAAAAATTTATCTTGTCAAACCAACAACATTTATGAATGAAAGTGGAAAAGCAGTTCATGCTTTATTGACTTACTATGGTTTAGATATTGAAGATTTACTCGTTATTTACGACGATCTTGACATGGAAGTTGGAAAAATTCGTTTAAGAGCAAAAGGCTCAGCAGGTGGCCATAATGGCATCAAGTCTATTATTCAACATATTGGAACCCAAGTATTTAACCGTGTTAAAATAGGTATTGGAAGACCTAAAAAAAGCATGTCAGTTGTTCATCATGTTTTAAGTAAGTTTGATCAGGATGACTATGTGGGTATTTTACAGTCTATTGACAAGGTTGACGATGCTGTAAACTACTATTTACAAGAGAAAAACTTTGAGAAAACAATGCAGAGGTATAATGGTTAA
- the ychF gene encoding redox-regulated ATPase YchF produces the protein MALTAGIVGLPNVGKSTLFNAITKAGAEAANYPFATIDPNVGMVEVPDERLQKLTEMITPKKTVPTTFEFTDIAGIVKGASKGEGLGNKFLANIREVDAIVHVVRAFDDENVMREQGREDAFVDPLADIDTINLELILADLESVNKRYARVEKMARTQKDKESVAEFNVLQKIKPVLEDGKSARTIEFTDEEQKVVKGLFLLTTKPVLYVANVDEDVVSDPDSIEYVKQIREFAATENAEVVVISARAEEEISELDDEDKQEFLEALGLTESGVDKLTRAAYHLLGLGTYFTAGEKEVRAWTFKRGMKAPQAAGIIHSDFEKGFIRAVTMSYEDLVKYGSEKAVKEAGRLREEGKEYIVQDGDIMEFRFNV, from the coding sequence ATGGCTTTAACAGCAGGTATCGTTGGTTTGCCAAACGTTGGTAAATCAACCCTTTTTAATGCAATTACAAAAGCAGGAGCAGAGGCGGCAAACTACCCATTTGCGACTATTGATCCAAACGTTGGGATGGTGGAAGTTCCAGATGAACGCCTACAAAAACTAACAGAAATGATTACTCCTAAAAAGACAGTTCCAACAACCTTTGAGTTTACAGATATTGCAGGGATTGTAAAAGGAGCTTCAAAAGGAGAAGGTCTAGGGAATAAATTCTTGGCCAATATCCGTGAAGTAGACGCGATTGTTCACGTAGTTCGTGCTTTTGATGATGAAAATGTGATGCGCGAGCAAGGACGTGAAGACGCCTTTGTGGATCCACTTGCAGATATTGATACCATTAACCTAGAATTGATTCTTGCTGACTTAGAATCAGTTAATAAACGCTATGCGCGTGTAGAAAAGATGGCACGTACGCAAAAAGATAAAGAATCAGTAGCAGAATTTAATGTTCTTCAAAAGATTAAACCAGTCCTTGAAGATGGAAAATCAGCTCGCACCATCGAATTTACAGATGAAGAACAAAAGGTTGTAAAAGGTCTCTTCCTTTTGACCACTAAACCAGTTCTTTATGTTGCTAATGTGGATGAGGATGTAGTTTCAGATCCAGATTCTATCGAATATGTGAAGCAAATTCGTGAATTCGCAGCGACAGAAAATGCTGAGGTAGTAGTTATTTCCGCGCGTGCTGAGGAAGAAATTTCTGAGTTAGACGATGAGGATAAGCAAGAGTTTCTTGAAGCACTTGGTTTGACTGAGTCAGGCGTTGACAAGTTGACTCGTGCAGCTTACCACTTGCTTGGGCTTGGAACTTACTTTACAGCTGGTGAAAAAGAAGTTCGCGCTTGGACCTTTAAACGTGGTATGAAAGCTCCTCAAGCAGCTGGTATTATTCACTCAGACTTTGAAAAAGGCTTTATTCGTGCAGTAACCATGTCATATGAGGATCTAGTGAAATATGGATCTGAAAAGGCTGTAAAAGAAGCTGGGCGCTTGCGTGAAGAAGGAAAAGAATATATCGTTCAAGATGGCGATATCATGGAATTCCGCTTTAACGTTTAA
- a CDS encoding S1C family serine protease, whose translation MKHLQKFYKKGVKVLIIILIGFLSGALGSFVTLQLYQKQGNQATNNNSGTVTQTSYKNENSTTQAVNKVKDAVVSIITYSSSSSRQSSVFNADETNSDSDNQQIASEGSGVIYKKDDKDAYLVTNTHVINGASKVDIRLADGTKVPGEIVGSDTFSDIAVVKISSEKVTTVAEFGDSSQLSVGETAIAIGSPLGSEYANTVTQGIISSLNRNVSLKSEDGQAISTKAIQTDTAINPGNSGGPLVNIQGQVIGITSSKIASNGGTSVEGLGFAIPSNDAQNIIKQLESNGKVTRPALGIQMVNLSNVGASDLRKLNIPSGLTSGVVVRSVQNNMPANGHLQKYDVITKVDDKEIASSTDLQHALYNHAIGDTIKVTYYRNGKEETTSIKLDKNSSDLES comes from the coding sequence ATGAAACACTTACAAAAATTTTACAAAAAAGGAGTTAAAGTTCTAATAATCATTCTAATCGGATTTTTAAGTGGTGCCTTAGGAAGTTTCGTAACATTACAACTTTATCAAAAACAAGGAAATCAAGCTACAAATAATAATTCTGGCACTGTCACTCAAACATCCTATAAGAATGAAAATTCAACCACTCAAGCAGTAAATAAAGTTAAGGATGCTGTTGTCTCAATCATTACTTATTCTTCTTCTAGCAGTAGACAAAGTAGTGTATTTAATGCTGACGAAACTAATTCTGATTCAGACAATCAACAAATCGCAAGTGAGGGATCAGGTGTTATCTATAAAAAGGATGATAAAGATGCCTATCTTGTAACTAATACTCACGTTATCAATGGAGCTTCAAAAGTTGATATCCGCTTAGCAGATGGTACCAAGGTTCCTGGTGAAATTGTCGGATCTGATACCTTCTCTGATATTGCTGTCGTTAAAATTTCTTCCGAAAAAGTTACAACAGTCGCAGAATTTGGAGATTCAAGTCAACTTAGTGTTGGAGAAACAGCGATTGCTATTGGTAGTCCTTTAGGTTCAGAATATGCCAATACAGTTACACAGGGGATTATTTCAAGTCTTAATCGAAATGTTTCTCTAAAATCTGAAGATGGTCAAGCTATTTCAACAAAAGCCATTCAAACAGATACAGCCATTAACCCTGGTAACTCTGGTGGTCCACTTGTAAACATTCAAGGACAAGTAATTGGGATTACATCAAGTAAAATTGCAAGTAATGGTGGAACATCTGTAGAAGGTCTTGGTTTTGCAATTCCTTCAAACGATGCACAAAATATCATTAAACAGCTTGAAAGTAATGGTAAAGTGACTCGTCCAGCTCTTGGAATTCAAATGGTCAATCTGTCAAATGTTGGAGCTAGTGATCTTAGAAAACTTAACATTCCAAGTGGCCTCACTTCAGGTGTAGTTGTTCGATCTGTTCAAAACAATATGCCAGCAAATGGACATCTTCAAAAATACGATGTCATTACCAAAGTTGACGATAAAGAGATTGCTTCATCAACAGACCTACAACACGCTCTTTACAATCATGCTATTGGAGATACTATCAAAGTAACCTACTACCGTAATGGTAAGGAGGAAACAACCTCAATTAAACTAGATAAGAATTCTAGTGATTTAGAGTCTTAA